DNA sequence from the Pseudomonadota bacterium genome:
TACCGGCACAATTCTAGATGCTGCGCACTCCGTTATCGAGAAGAATAAATCACGCAAGCCAAAGAAGCTCTGGACCGCTAGCGAGGCCGGGGAGCGTATCCGAACCTTTATCGGATATGATGAAAACATGGAGGCGGAGTTTATAGCGGCAGAGATTCAACGTCTTGCAACGCAGGGCAATAAGTACTCAGAGATAGCAATCATCTATCGCACCAATGCGCAGACCCGCGCACTTGAGGAAGCGCTTGTGCGGGCAAAGGTTCCATATCGGATCTTTGGAGGCTTAAAGTTCTTCGATCGTAAGGAGATTAAAGATATCCTGGCCTATGTGCGACTGCTGATGAATCCGGCCGATAATCAGGCCTTTCAGCGCGTCGTTAATACGCCACCCCGTGGTATCGGCGCACAGGCCATACAGGCCATCGCCGAAGAATCCCGCAGAACTTCAACTCCTTTTCTGCACTCATCTATCGCTATCGCTGAAGAGAACAAGAGCGTCAGGAAATTTATCGAGCTTATAGTAGAGCTTAAGACCGCCGCAGCAACGATGAAGCTCGGTCAGTTAATCAGCTTTATCATTGAGCGTAGCGAGTACGGTCCACGCCTCGCCACCATGAAGGACCCTGCTGCGCAGTCCCGCATTGAAAACTTACAGGAGCTCGTTTCCCTAGGGGGCACGATGGAGCGCGCAGGGGAGGACAACGAAGTTGTGATTAAGGACTTCCTTGATCGCATCTCACTTACCTCCAGTGCGGATATTCCGGTTAGCCAGGGTGTGACGCAACTACAGAACGAAAAACCAGAGACTATTTCGCTGATGACGCTGCACCTAGCCAAGGGGCTAGAGTTTCCTGTCGTATTTTTAAGTGGACTTGAGGAGGGGCTACTACCACACTACCGCTCCCTTGATGATCCGATAGGTCTCGAAGAGGAGAGGCGGCTGTGTTACGTAGGGATAACGCGCGCGATGCGAGTCCTTTATCTAACCCGCGCCTATTACCGAAGCATGTTCGCCTCGGGTGGAGGTGCCGGGGGTGCACGGATTGCTAGCCGCTTTGTTAAGGATATCGCACCCGATCGTACAATAGCCGTTGCAACCGAGCGCTCGCAGGGGGCGACCTTCCTGGATGGATACCCCCGCTTCTCATTTGAAGATCAGGAGGACGAATCAACTAGTAGCTGGAAGAGAAAGCAGGGTTATTCCAGCAGGGTTGAGGCACCTGAGCCGCGCGTCAATGTTACCCTTGATCAGATGCGCAAACTCCTAACTCCGGCTGATACGATTAAAAAGCAGATAGAGACCCCCAAGGAGTACTTTGAAAAGAGCTCAGCTGCTATTGAGCAGCTCGCCCCAGGTGTAGAGGTGA
Encoded proteins:
- a CDS encoding UvrD-helicase domain-containing protein gives rise to the protein MQHDLIAGLNPPQQDAVVHGDGPILVLAGAGSGKTRVLTHRIAQLIEARGVRSDRIFAVTFTNKAAEQMRTRLKELLSERADGIWISTFHSAGLRILRHKAQLLSYSNQFVVYDDQDSKGVLKQVLKELNINEDRYPLDTFSRAIDRAKNSYILPEEVGKQAFNIETDLQAQVYARYQQLLLAANAMDFGDLLVNAVRILREFPEELEYYRRTLHYILVDEFQDTNKVQYMFIRLLAEPRRNLFVVGDDDQSIYGFRGATISNILEFERDFPNTQVVKLEQNYRSTGTILDAAHSVIEKNKSRKPKKLWTASEAGERIRTFIGYDENMEAEFIAAEIQRLATQGNKYSEIAIIYRTNAQTRALEEALVRAKVPYRIFGGLKFFDRKEIKDILAYVRLLMNPADNQAFQRVVNTPPRGIGAQAIQAIAEESRRTSTPFLHSSIAIAEENKSVRKFIELIVELKTAAATMKLGQLISFIIERSEYGPRLATMKDPAAQSRIENLQELVSLGGTMERAGEDNEVVIKDFLDRISLTSSADIPVSQGVTQLQNEKPETISLMTLHLAKGLEFPVVFLSGLEEGLLPHYRSLDDPIGLEEERRLCYVGITRAMRVLYLTRAYYRSMFASGGGAGGARIASRFVKDIAPDRTIAVATERSQGATFLDGYPRFSFEDQEDESTSSWKRKQGYSSRVEAPEPRVNVTLDQMRKLLTPADTIKKQIETPKEYFEKSSAAIEQLAPGVEVIHPTFGKGVVDVVNGSGSSAAVTVRFAAFDEPKKLVYRFAKLVLA